A window from Vigna angularis cultivar LongXiaoDou No.4 chromosome 7, ASM1680809v1, whole genome shotgun sequence encodes these proteins:
- the LOC128197738 gene encoding uncharacterized protein LOC128197738 yields MGDKKKKAQMFVKPVSAAGTGFFYEKRKPRQFTEKLEFRKFDPRVNRHVLFTEAKMK; encoded by the coding sequence ATGGGTGACAAGAAGAAAAAGGCTCAGATGTTTGTGAAACCAGTGTCTGCTGCCGGCACTGGATTTTTCTATGAAAAGAGAAAGCCGAGACAGTTCACAGAGAAGCTTGAGTTTCGAAAATTTGATCCTAGGGTTAATCGTCATGTTCTCTTTACAGAGGCTAAGATGAAGTGA